In candidate division WOR-3 bacterium, the following proteins share a genomic window:
- the hutU gene encoding urocanate hydratase, translating into MEPGKIRAPRGDKLNAKGWIQEAAIRMLMNNVDPEVAENPEKLIVYGGTGKAARNWESFNMIVRELLELENDETLLIQSGKPVGVFKTHEWAPRVLIANSLLVPKWAREDYFTMLEAKGLIMFGQMTAGSWIYIGTQGIIQGTYETFAACARKHFGSSLRGKFVLTAGMGGMSGAQPLAVTMNEGVILDVEVDPKKIERRLKQGFCEFMVYNLDEALKLVDEALKKKIPRSIGLVGNASDIHPELVRRGIIPDVVTDQTSAHDPLNGYVPGRMTLEEALELRRKNPEEYLKRSYESIARHMEAILEMQKQGAVAFDYGNNIRGRAKEAGVEDAFKVPGFVLEYIRPLFCEGKGPFRWVALSGDPEDIYLTDREVLKLFPENESLRRWIKLAEEKVPFQGLPARICWLGYGERDKAGLLFNRLVRDGKLKAPIVIGRDHLDAGSVASPNRETEGMRDGSDAIADWPVLNALLNTASGASWVSLHHGGGVGIGYSIHAGQVIVADGTKLSDQKLARVLTNDPGLGIVRHADAGYETAIKIAKEKKIKIPMLREEE; encoded by the coding sequence ATGGAACCTGGAAAAATTAGAGCTCCAAGAGGGGATAAATTAAATGCAAAAGGCTGGATACAGGAAGCTGCTATAAGAATGCTTATGAACAATGTTGACCCGGAAGTTGCAGAAAATCCTGAAAAATTGATTGTTTATGGAGGAACAGGAAAAGCTGCAAGAAACTGGGAATCCTTTAATATGATTGTAAGAGAGCTTTTAGAACTTGAAAATGATGAAACCCTTTTGATTCAATCAGGAAAACCGGTTGGGGTTTTTAAGACACATGAATGGGCTCCAAGAGTTTTAATTGCTAATTCCCTTCTTGTTCCAAAATGGGCAAGAGAGGATTATTTTACAATGCTTGAAGCAAAAGGTTTAATAATGTTCGGTCAGATGACAGCAGGTTCCTGGATATATATAGGAACTCAGGGAATAATTCAGGGCACCTATGAAACATTTGCAGCCTGTGCAAGAAAACATTTTGGTTCTTCTTTAAGGGGGAAATTTGTTTTAACTGCTGGTATGGGTGGTATGTCGGGTGCTCAGCCACTTGCAGTAACAATGAATGAGGGAGTTATTCTTGATGTAGAAGTTGACCCTAAGAAAATTGAAAGAAGGTTAAAACAGGGGTTCTGTGAATTTATGGTTTATAATCTTGATGAAGCACTAAAACTTGTTGATGAAGCATTAAAGAAAAAAATACCAAGGTCAATTGGTCTTGTTGGAAATGCTTCAGACATTCATCCTGAACTTGTAAGAAGGGGAATAATTCCTGATGTGGTAACTGATCAGACTTCAGCACATGACCCATTAAATGGTTATGTTCCTGGAAGGATGACTTTAGAAGAAGCTCTTGAATTGAGAAGAAAGAATCCAGAGGAATATTTAAAAAGGTCTTATGAATCAATTGCAAGGCACATGGAAGCAATTCTTGAAATGCAAAAACAAGGGGCAGTTGCCTTTGATTATGGAAACAACATAAGAGGAAGAGCAAAAGAGGCAGGAGTTGAGGATGCTTTTAAAGTTCCCGGTTTTGTTCTTGAATATATAAGACCCTTATTCTGCGAAGGAAAGGGACCCTTTAGATGGGTTGCTTTATCAGGTGACCCTGAGGATATTTATTTAACAGATAGAGAGGTTTTAAAGCTTTTCCCTGAAAATGAATCTCTTAGAAGATGGATAAAGTTAGCAGAGGAAAAGGTTCCGTTTCAGGGGTTGCCCGCGAGAATATGCTGGCTTGGTTATGGAGAAAGGGATAAGGCAGGACTTCTTTTTAATAGACTTGTCAGGGACGGAAAATTAAAGGCTCCTATAGTAATAGGAAGGGATCACCTTGACGCTGGTTCTGTTGCTTCACCTAATAGAGAAACAGAAGGAATGAGGGACGGTTCAGATGCTATTGCTGATTGGCCTGTTTTAAATGCACTTTTAAATACAGCTTCAGGTGCCTCATGGGTTTCCCTTCATCATGGAGGAGGAGTTGGAATAGGTTACTCTATTCATGCAGGACAGGTAATTGTTGCAGATGGAACAAAACTTTCGGATCAAAAACTCGCGAGAGTTTTAACAAACGACCCAGGGTTGGGTATTGTAAGACATGCAGATGCAGGTTATGAAACAGCAATTAAAATAGCAAAGGAAAAGAAAATCAAAATACCAATGTTAAGGGAGGAAGAGTGA